Proteins encoded within one genomic window of Theobroma cacao cultivar B97-61/B2 chromosome 7, Criollo_cocoa_genome_V2, whole genome shotgun sequence:
- the LOC18593470 gene encoding dihydrolipoyllysine-residue succinyltransferase component of 2-oxoglutarate dehydrogenase complex 2, mitochondrial, translating into MLGALRRKVASGGSSASVLGKSLQAIGSGVSASRVSSNAGKEIILLQARGVALVRNFSHLILPGCSAGLTKTRDVISSIRSEAIMQKSCRAFSSGDGDLVDAVVPFMGESITDGTLATFLKKPGDRVAADEPIAQIETDKVTIDVVSPQDGVIQEYVAKEGDTVEPGTKIAIISKSAEGVAPAAPAQKKSEKVASKPSPPAEAVAKVEATPAAQKPKAPSPPPPKRTATEPILPPKERERRVPMTRLRKRVATRLKDSQNTFAMLTTFNEVDMTNLMKLRSDYKDAFVEKHGVKLGFMSGFVKAAVSALQHQPIVNAVIDGDDIIYRDYIDISIAVGTPKGLVVPVVRDADKMNFAEIEKTINSLAKKANDGTISIDEMAGGSFTISNGGVYGSLLSTPIINPPQSAILGMHSIVSRPMVVGGNVVPRPMMYIALTYDHRLIDGREAVFFLRRIKDVVEDPRRLLLDV; encoded by the exons ATGTTGGGCGCTTTGAGGAGAAAAGTTGCTAGCGGAGGCTCATCAGCTTCG GTGTTAGGGAAGTCATTGCAGGCGATTGGGTCGGGTGTTTCAGCATCTAGAGTTTCTTCGAATGCTGGAAAAGAG ATAATATTACTTCAAGCAAGAGGAGTTGCCCTTGTCCGGAACTTCTCTCATCTCATTCTGCCAG GCTGTTCAGCTGGTTTAACGAAGACAAG GGATGTCATTTCTAGCATTCGGTCAGAGGCTATCATGCAAAAGTCATGCAGGGCTTTCTCTTCTGGAGATG GGGATCTAGTTGATGCTGTTGTTCCTTTTATGGGAGAATCAATCACTGATGGCACTTTGGCAACATTCTTGAAAA AACCTGGTGATAGAGTAGCAGCTGATGAACCAATTGCTCAGATAGAAACAGATAAG GTAACAATTGATGTTGTTAGCCCCCAAGATGGTGTGATTCAAGAG TATGTAGCCAAGGAAGGAGATACTGTGGAACCAGGAACCAAGATTGCTATCATTTCGAAGTCCGCAGAAGGTGTAGCTCCTGCTGCTCCTGCTCAAAAGAAATCAGAAAAAGTTGCTTCCAAGCCATCTCCTCCAGCTGAAGCAGTAGCTAAAGTTGAAGCTACTCCTGCTGCACAAAAGCCTAAAGCCCCTTCTCCGCCACCTCCAAAACGAACTGCTACTGAACCTATACTTCCACCCAAGGAAAGGGAAAGACGA GTTCCTATGACAAGGCTTAGGAAACGGGTTGCTACACGATTGAAAGACTCTCAGAATACTTTTGCAATGTTGACAACATTCAATGAGGTtgacat GACTAATTTGATGAAGCTCCGCTCTGATTACAAGGATGCTTTTGTTGAGAAACATGGTGTCAAGTTGGGATTTATGTCAGGATTTGTTAAA GCTGCTGTTAGTGCACTTCAGCATCAGCCTATTGTAAATGCTGTAATTGATGGGGATGACATTATATATAGAGATTATATAGATATCAGCATTGCTGTTGGTACTCCAAAG GGGCTTGTTGTTCCAGTTGTCCGTGATGCTGATAAGATGAATTTTGCTGAGATAGAGAAGACAATCAACAGTCTTGCGAAGAAGGCAAATGATGGGACCATATCAATTGATGAAATGGCTGGAGGCTCGTTTACAATCTCCAATGGTGGTGTTTATGGAAGTCTATTGAGTACCCCCATTATCAACCCTCCACAG TCGGCTATCTTGGGTATGCACTCAATAGTGTCTCGGCCAATGGTTGTTGGAGGTAACGTAGTCCCAAGACCAATGATGTACATTGCCCTCACTTATGACCATAGGCTGATTGATGGAAGAGAGGCTGTATTCTTCTTGCGTCGTATCAAGGATGTCGTGGAGGACCCTCGTAGGCTGCTACTTGATGTATGA